Proteins encoded in a region of the Mesotoga sp. BH458_6_3_2_1 genome:
- a CDS encoding amino acid ABC transporter permease, which produces MPALLKGMWVTLQITFLTLGLGLVLALPISFGQVYGNKWIKAFIAGYEKILRSIPELVILFLIFYGFPRIGIRFSPFVAVVIGLGFRSSAYQSQIFRGAINSVSSAQMRAARSLGMTNLKGFINVVLPQAVRIALPPWTNEFTIVLKDSSLAYALGVTELLRQGGYIIATKYEPMLIYLTVAVMYFVVTIIINKTLGSVEKRLAIPGFDVKETVR; this is translated from the coding sequence TTGCCCGCTCTTCTGAAAGGAATGTGGGTAACACTTCAAATCACTTTTTTGACTCTGGGGTTGGGCCTTGTTCTGGCCCTCCCCATTTCTTTTGGCCAGGTCTACGGAAACAAGTGGATCAAGGCTTTCATTGCAGGCTATGAAAAGATCCTCAGAAGCATTCCGGAACTGGTAATTCTCTTTTTAATATTCTACGGGTTTCCGAGAATTGGAATCAGATTCTCCCCATTTGTCGCGGTAGTGATAGGACTGGGCTTCAGATCCTCCGCCTATCAGTCTCAGATCTTCCGGGGAGCAATAAACTCCGTCAGCTCGGCTCAAATGAGAGCTGCCAGATCACTGGGAATGACCAATCTTAAGGGATTCATAAATGTAGTCCTTCCCCAGGCAGTAAGGATCGCCCTGCCGCCATGGACAAACGAGTTCACGATAGTACTTAAAGATTCGTCACTGGCTTATGCGCTTGGAGTCACGGAGCTTCTTCGCCAGGGTGGATACATAATCGCTACGAAGTACGAACCGATGCTTATCTATCTCACGGTTGCCGTAATGTATTTCGTAGTGACGATCATTATCAACAAGACTCTGGGAAGCGTCGAGAAGCGGCTTGCTATACCTGGATTCGATGTAAAGGAGACGGTAAGATGA
- a CDS encoding basic amino acid ABC transporter substrate-binding protein, which translates to MKKTLLVLLALLISVGFAFGVKYVVGTSADFQPFEYVENGEFVGFDIDLIKAIAEEMGFEVEIRDMSFDSLIAALVSGNLDLVVSGMTITAEREEVVSFSKPYWTADQSVVVREDSEMTVTVLFGKHNVGVQTGTTGDLWVEENLVETKILTGDFKRYDTYVLAMTDLVNKNIDAIVLDEPVAESFAEVRPVKVIGVIKTYEDYGIAVNKANKDLLNLINEGISRLEESGKLNELNLKHF; encoded by the coding sequence ATGAAGAAAACTTTGTTAGTATTGCTCGCGCTGCTGATTTCAGTTGGCTTTGCATTTGGAGTCAAGTATGTGGTCGGCACAAGCGCAGATTTTCAGCCATTTGAATATGTAGAGAACGGAGAGTTCGTGGGGTTCGACATCGACCTAATCAAAGCGATCGCCGAGGAGATGGGCTTTGAGGTCGAAATAAGAGATATGAGTTTCGATTCTCTTATTGCAGCTCTCGTATCTGGAAATCTCGATCTCGTCGTCTCGGGAATGACGATTACTGCTGAAAGAGAAGAAGTTGTCTCTTTCTCGAAACCTTATTGGACTGCCGATCAAAGCGTAGTTGTGAGAGAAGACAGCGAAATGACCGTGACAGTTCTCTTCGGAAAGCATAACGTCGGTGTCCAGACTGGTACAACCGGTGATCTCTGGGTCGAGGAAAATCTTGTCGAGACAAAGATCCTTACGGGCGATTTCAAGAGATACGACACATACGTTCTTGCAATGACCGACCTGGTAAACAAGAACATCGATGCAATAGTCCTGGATGAACCGGTAGCAGAGAGCTTTGCTGAGGTAAGACCGGTAAAGGTCATTGGAGTAATCAAGACTTACGAAGACTACGGTATCGCAGTAAACAAGGCGAACAAGGATCTACTCAATCTCATAAACGAAGGCATTTCGAGACTTGAAGAGTCCGGAAAGCTCAATGAACTGAACCTCAAGCACTTCTGA
- a CDS encoding amino acid ABC transporter permease, which yields MWKIVVDNWPKLLEGLGVTLEMTMIAVVIGFVIGVVLAIARVYGNKFFYGISTAIIEVIRGTPLLVQLFILYYGLPPLGVNLSPFTAAIIGFAINSGCYQAEYLRGSIQSIAGNQMKAARSLGMTKRQAILQVIMPQAFRRVIPAWTNEFIYLLKYTSLAYIVGAPELMAQAKFIASRNFQFFEVYLVVAIIYLVVVLFFTKLFSILEKKVEIPGLEWVR from the coding sequence ATGTGGAAGATAGTTGTAGACAACTGGCCGAAACTACTTGAGGGACTCGGCGTCACTCTTGAGATGACAATGATCGCCGTGGTGATTGGATTTGTGATCGGCGTGGTTTTGGCGATCGCAAGAGTGTACGGAAACAAGTTTTTCTACGGAATTTCGACCGCAATCATAGAGGTGATTAGGGGCACGCCGCTCCTCGTTCAGCTCTTCATTCTATACTACGGCCTTCCGCCACTTGGAGTGAACCTGTCGCCCTTCACGGCGGCGATTATCGGCTTTGCTATCAACAGCGGCTGTTACCAGGCCGAATACCTCAGGGGCTCAATACAGTCGATTGCCGGCAACCAGATGAAGGCCGCCAGATCTCTTGGAATGACTAAGAGACAGGCGATACTGCAGGTGATAATGCCTCAGGCCTTCAGAAGAGTCATCCCGGCTTGGACAAATGAATTCATCTACCTGCTGAAGTACACTTCATTGGCCTATATAGTCGGTGCGCCTGAACTGATGGCACAGGCGAAGTTCATCGCTTCGAGAAACTTCCAGTTCTTCGAAGTGTATCTCGTTGTCGCGATTATATATCTCGTGGTGGTTCTCTTCTTCACAAAGCTTTTCAGCATACTGGAGAAAAAAGTGGAGATTCCAGGTCTTGAATGGGTTAGATAG
- the hutH gene encoding histidine ammonia-lyase produces MQIDGEHLRLSDIFGVAFENEPCSIEETAAGLLDERRRSLEIISKEKTIYGVNTGFGILADHRISPDDVNALQKNIVLSHAAGVGEPVQRELVRAIMLVRANSLLKGYSGVRKCVVQRILDLLNNGITPMVPEKGSVGASGDLAPLAHIAMTLIGEGECFFDGKVVSSSQALERAKLQPLVLKSKEGLSLLNGTAFMAGIGACATHTATQLFEQAILVAAMSVDALMGSTSPFDARVQQARRHPGQSYVARRLRETLEGSEIRTSHLDCDRVQDAYTLRTIPQVYGAVKDTIDYVGSVLNIEVNSATDNPLIFENGDAISGGNFHGEPVALAVDFLSIALTDMGNMIERRIDRLVNPKLNDLPAFLTNGEEGLNSGYMLWQYTAAALASENKTLAHPASADSIPTSGFQEDHVSMGAWGARKLWKIVDNVATLISIEALLAFRALSFRHPKRSSAVIEGLFKDIEEIVPDHKEDRYFGKEFSDVRRLLFRKAGLSNL; encoded by the coding sequence GTGCAAATAGACGGAGAACATTTGAGGCTCTCGGATATCTTCGGTGTCGCGTTCGAAAATGAGCCATGTAGTATTGAAGAAACCGCGGCCGGGCTTCTGGACGAGAGGCGAAGATCCCTTGAGATCATCAGCAAAGAGAAAACGATATACGGAGTGAACACTGGATTCGGAATTCTTGCCGATCATCGCATCTCTCCCGACGATGTCAACGCCCTTCAGAAGAACATAGTGCTCTCTCACGCGGCGGGTGTAGGGGAGCCCGTCCAACGAGAACTCGTAAGGGCGATAATGCTGGTTAGGGCGAATTCTCTCCTGAAGGGATATTCAGGAGTGAGAAAGTGCGTCGTTCAGAGGATTCTCGACCTTCTCAACAATGGAATCACCCCTATGGTCCCCGAGAAAGGCTCCGTCGGAGCCAGCGGAGACCTGGCTCCCCTTGCGCACATCGCTATGACGCTGATAGGTGAAGGAGAGTGCTTTTTCGACGGGAAAGTGGTTTCCTCCTCTCAGGCTTTGGAGAGGGCAAAACTCCAGCCTCTCGTACTGAAATCAAAAGAGGGGCTAAGCCTTCTCAACGGCACTGCCTTCATGGCGGGAATCGGCGCCTGTGCTACACACACCGCGACGCAGCTCTTCGAACAGGCAATTCTCGTTGCGGCGATGTCCGTCGATGCCCTCATGGGAAGCACTTCACCCTTCGATGCGAGAGTTCAGCAGGCAAGAAGGCATCCCGGGCAGAGTTACGTTGCCAGAAGACTTCGAGAGACGCTGGAAGGAAGCGAGATCAGGACTTCCCATCTGGACTGTGACCGCGTTCAGGACGCCTACACGCTAAGGACCATTCCTCAGGTGTACGGGGCGGTGAAAGACACTATCGATTATGTTGGATCGGTACTTAATATAGAAGTAAATTCTGCAACGGACAACCCCCTGATATTCGAGAACGGAGACGCTATTTCCGGAGGCAACTTCCACGGAGAACCTGTCGCGCTGGCCGTGGATTTTCTCTCGATCGCCCTGACAGACATGGGCAACATGATCGAGAGGCGGATAGATAGACTTGTCAATCCGAAGCTCAACGACCTCCCCGCCTTCCTGACCAACGGTGAGGAAGGCCTCAATTCCGGCTACATGCTATGGCAGTACACTGCGGCTGCACTCGCTTCCGAAAACAAAACGCTCGCTCACCCCGCATCCGCAGACTCTATTCCCACTTCGGGCTTTCAGGAGGACCACGTGAGTATGGGAGCCTGGGGCGCAAGAAAGCTCTGGAAAATAGTAGACAACGTTGCGACTCTGATCTCCATAGAGGCGCTTCTGGCCTTCAGGGCGCTCTCTTTCAGACACCCGAAAAGGTCCAGTGCGGTAATTGAAGGTCTGTTCAAAGATATCGAGGAGATAGTTCCCGATCATAAGGAAGATCGTTATTTCGGAAAGGAGTTTTCCGACGTAAGAAGACTTCTCTTCAGGAAAGCGGGACTGTCGAACCTCTAG
- the mnmA gene encoding tRNA 2-thiouridine(34) synthase MnmA, translating into MKIGIALSGGVDSAVAAARLIRQGNDVIGYHMIVLEGNPLANATVDDAKAVADHLGIELKIVDLREEFRRILYYFATSYMSGETPNPCVVCNDSMKFGLLLEQMFSFGAEKIATGHYARLVSLDETLFLARALDRAKDQSYFLSRIKKHKLHDILFPLGEMTKEEVRQEASGIDLPVHSKKDSQEICFIPDGDYRSFLKSRGIDGKPGSITDENGNLLGRHNGLSGYTVGQRKGLGVSGGERYYVKRLDLERNRLVLARRESLISESLTAKDPNWYIDPGDGFECLCMIRSSMRAVPASVNVLADKRLKVHFPEKVWAVAPGQLAVFYIDDRVVGSAFIEGSSVLESGDDT; encoded by the coding sequence ATGAAAATTGGTATTGCATTGAGCGGCGGTGTCGACAGTGCCGTCGCGGCCGCTCGATTGATTAGACAGGGAAACGACGTAATTGGTTATCACATGATAGTTCTTGAGGGCAACCCGCTCGCGAATGCGACTGTCGATGATGCAAAAGCCGTCGCCGACCATCTCGGCATTGAGCTGAAGATCGTAGATTTGCGCGAGGAGTTTAGAAGGATACTCTATTACTTCGCCACTTCCTATATGAGCGGGGAGACGCCAAATCCATGCGTCGTATGCAACGATTCGATGAAATTCGGATTGCTGCTCGAGCAGATGTTCTCTTTCGGTGCAGAGAAGATAGCCACAGGCCATTACGCAAGACTTGTCTCCCTGGATGAAACACTTTTCTTGGCGAGAGCACTTGACAGAGCGAAGGATCAGTCTTATTTTCTTTCGAGAATCAAGAAGCACAAACTGCACGACATTCTCTTTCCTCTGGGTGAAATGACGAAGGAAGAAGTCAGGCAAGAGGCTTCGGGGATTGATCTTCCCGTCCATTCGAAGAAGGACTCTCAGGAGATCTGTTTCATTCCCGACGGAGACTACAGAAGCTTTCTGAAGTCGCGGGGAATCGATGGTAAGCCGGGATCCATAACGGATGAAAATGGAAATCTGTTGGGAAGACATAACGGACTGTCGGGATACACCGTCGGTCAGCGAAAGGGCCTAGGAGTCTCCGGGGGGGAACGCTATTACGTCAAGAGGCTAGATCTAGAAAGAAATAGGCTCGTTCTGGCGCGTAGAGAGAGCCTGATATCGGAGTCGCTGACAGCGAAGGATCCAAACTGGTACATTGATCCGGGTGATGGATTTGAATGCCTTTGCATGATAAGAAGCTCGATGAGAGCCGTTCCTGCCAGCGTCAACGTTCTGGCGGACAAAAGGCTTAAAGTGCACTTCCCGGAAAAAGTATGGGCAGTAGCCCCCGGCCAGCTGGCCGTCTTCTATATTGATGATCGCGTGGTTGGCAGTGCCTTCATAGAAGGGAGTTCCGTTCTTGAAAGTGGAGACGACACGTGA
- a CDS encoding vWA domain-containing protein, translating to MKRIGFLFLLFSLLLITTVYSRTLELKSWQIWDFSYNGIHEVCCAVSVKDGEIPVTGLSIEDFTITETLVDEYGNVLSKAEIAPEQREDQFGGIGFWERSVSSSKIDLVFLIDATGSMADQIESIKSELKEFVNRLEEDASDFRVAVLLFEASSLEEPGRKSPDHPFYGVMERDELLLAIEEIETAGEWHINTWSYDAILFGSQLEFREDSRAVMVVITDTLPETVYGPFWYFAGGSVATKRAVEIALEERGIELKYFQPEESALAHMENYDRLINPALSESNFNRLAGAVSLGWPFKQDLIEVDALPVSESIYYLSWKSGLDEITDYYRKEGFEVEVDVKWGDEHASLAYSPFFDEEGYLQSSEDYHLPVLDEEGNALPDKALEMDLLRELGDLKAFSETYIMKDGVLQLRSVDPGEYLYRLYGYGRSSHRYSTLRLDGSGKISFVQGEALPDFVVARTGDAFLESVKIRGLMDEFVSNEIAVNESKEFAEKSLKWMGTIASDGLNLREMEAMKRFYVSVGAFLNGMSYAAIESERVESDLLQMVRDTRSIVQHAEEVAAMISSAKNIILSTASIIADIISGNWSGVAQQISIEALLDEFVDYVKNDLLDDVLEAVKDKLRAYLSDPSKAEELLSLIKGDMVGWVRGGEDSDEGSVRDEIRQVVYTDLTYRNFTKPVIRELEESLSGAARLASLSISDLDLYAASWSMNRDFASMRSKVMGPLQDWSFEVLGEHERIDNWETILEIFEETVPLIVELLRLMEHKNPVLGDIAEELSKLSYVLDAVGLLTLAYEVSLKADQLTTMAGKLDRVNDYLFSEAGY from the coding sequence GTGAAAAGGATAGGCTTCCTGTTTCTATTATTCTCACTTCTTCTGATCACAACCGTTTATTCGAGAACGCTTGAACTGAAAAGCTGGCAAATATGGGATTTCAGCTACAACGGCATTCACGAAGTTTGCTGCGCCGTCAGTGTCAAAGACGGAGAGATCCCCGTCACGGGACTCTCAATTGAAGACTTCACCATAACCGAGACTCTCGTAGACGAGTACGGGAATGTCTTGTCAAAGGCCGAAATTGCTCCGGAGCAGAGAGAAGACCAGTTTGGTGGCATTGGATTCTGGGAAAGATCAGTATCTTCCTCGAAAATCGATCTGGTCTTCCTGATCGATGCGACTGGCTCAATGGCTGATCAAATCGAGTCGATCAAGTCAGAACTGAAGGAATTCGTGAATCGACTCGAAGAGGATGCAAGTGATTTCAGGGTGGCGGTTTTGCTCTTTGAAGCATCGTCACTGGAAGAGCCCGGAAGAAAGTCACCGGACCATCCATTCTACGGAGTTATGGAAAGGGACGAACTTCTTCTCGCTATCGAGGAAATCGAAACGGCCGGTGAATGGCACATAAACACCTGGAGTTATGACGCAATCCTCTTCGGAAGTCAGCTTGAATTCCGTGAAGACTCCAGGGCAGTTATGGTGGTCATTACAGACACTCTTCCGGAGACTGTTTACGGACCATTCTGGTACTTCGCCGGAGGCAGTGTTGCCACGAAAAGAGCCGTGGAAATCGCGCTGGAAGAAAGGGGCATCGAGCTGAAATACTTCCAGCCCGAGGAGTCTGCACTGGCGCACATGGAGAATTATGACAGGCTTATAAATCCCGCGTTGAGCGAGTCGAATTTCAACCGTCTGGCAGGGGCCGTTTCTCTTGGCTGGCCATTCAAACAGGATCTCATCGAAGTCGACGCACTGCCCGTTTCTGAATCGATTTATTACCTCTCATGGAAATCCGGTCTTGATGAGATTACAGATTACTATCGGAAAGAAGGTTTCGAAGTTGAAGTGGACGTGAAATGGGGTGATGAACATGCCTCTTTGGCGTATTCGCCATTTTTCGATGAAGAAGGCTATCTCCAGAGTTCAGAGGACTACCATCTTCCCGTTCTCGACGAAGAGGGCAATGCGTTGCCCGACAAGGCCTTGGAAATGGATTTGCTGAGAGAGTTGGGCGACCTGAAAGCATTCAGCGAAACCTATATTATGAAGGATGGGGTTCTGCAACTGCGGTCGGTCGATCCGGGAGAGTACCTCTACAGACTCTATGGATATGGAAGAAGCTCTCACCGCTATTCCACACTTCGACTAGATGGTTCAGGAAAAATTTCATTCGTTCAGGGAGAAGCGTTACCGGATTTTGTTGTTGCCCGTACGGGCGATGCATTTCTCGAGTCGGTTAAGATCAGAGGCCTCATGGATGAATTTGTAAGCAACGAGATCGCAGTGAATGAATCTAAAGAGTTTGCAGAAAAGTCGTTGAAATGGATGGGTACGATCGCTTCTGACGGACTGAACCTAAGGGAAATGGAAGCTATGAAGAGATTCTACGTATCCGTGGGGGCATTTCTCAATGGAATGTCCTATGCGGCAATTGAATCGGAGAGAGTAGAGAGTGATCTACTGCAGATGGTGCGTGATACGAGGAGCATAGTTCAGCATGCAGAGGAAGTGGCCGCAATGATATCTTCTGCAAAGAACATAATACTCTCCACCGCTTCGATCATCGCCGACATTATCTCGGGTAACTGGAGCGGCGTGGCACAGCAGATATCAATCGAAGCACTGCTGGATGAGTTCGTAGATTATGTGAAAAACGACCTGCTCGACGATGTGCTTGAGGCCGTGAAAGATAAGCTCAGGGCATACCTTTCCGATCCTTCAAAGGCCGAGGAGCTTCTGAGTCTAATAAAGGGCGACATGGTCGGATGGGTAAGAGGCGGCGAAGACTCGGATGAAGGAAGCGTCAGGGATGAAATCCGGCAGGTAGTCTACACCGACCTCACTTACCGCAATTTCACAAAACCGGTAATAAGAGAGCTTGAGGAGTCTCTGTCGGGGGCGGCTCGTCTGGCTTCACTGTCAATTTCAGATCTCGATCTCTACGCTGCGAGCTGGAGTATGAACAGGGATTTCGCAAGCATGAGAAGTAAAGTGATGGGACCTCTGCAAGACTGGTCGTTCGAGGTGCTCGGAGAACATGAGAGAATAGACAACTGGGAAACGATCCTCGAGATCTTCGAAGAGACGGTTCCTCTGATTGTAGAGCTTTTGAGGCTCATGGAGCACAAAAACCCCGTCCTCGGCGATATTGCAGAGGAGCTGTCGAAGCTCTCTTATGTGCTGGATGCCGTAGGTCTCCTTACACTGGCATATGAAGTATCGCTGAAAGCCGATCAGCTTACAACGATGGCAGGAAAGCTCGATAGGGTCAACGACTATCTCTTTTCCGAAGCCGGTTACTAG
- a CDS encoding amino acid ABC transporter ATP-binding protein yields MSENRVVLRVENLKKSFGDKEVLKGVSFDMNEGETKVIIGPSGTGKSTLLSCINMLVTPDEGKIWLEEEEVTSAKNINRIRQEIGFVFQDFGLFNHLTALRNVMVGLTKVKKVEKEKAKELAMKELKRVGLEREAKMYPAQLSGGQKQRVGIARALAMQPKIILFDEPTSALDPELIGEVLSVMKNLAESGMTMLVVTHEMGFARTVSDEIIFMEHGHIVEQSSPEEMFKNPKNPRTKEFLFKLNELYGE; encoded by the coding sequence ATGAGCGAAAACAGAGTCGTATTGAGAGTCGAGAACCTTAAGAAATCTTTCGGAGACAAGGAGGTTCTCAAAGGCGTTTCATTCGATATGAATGAAGGCGAGACCAAGGTGATAATCGGCCCCAGCGGCACCGGCAAGAGCACTTTGCTCTCCTGCATAAACATGCTCGTGACTCCAGATGAAGGCAAAATATGGCTGGAAGAGGAAGAAGTGACTTCTGCAAAGAACATAAACAGGATTCGCCAGGAGATAGGTTTTGTCTTCCAGGACTTCGGTCTCTTCAATCATCTTACAGCTCTCAGGAACGTCATGGTCGGTTTGACCAAGGTCAAGAAGGTGGAGAAGGAGAAAGCAAAAGAGCTGGCGATGAAGGAACTCAAGAGAGTCGGGCTGGAGCGAGAGGCGAAGATGTATCCCGCACAGCTCTCGGGCGGTCAGAAGCAAAGAGTGGGTATCGCGCGCGCTCTAGCAATGCAGCCAAAGATAATCCTTTTTGACGAGCCTACGTCGGCACTCGACCCGGAACTGATCGGGGAAGTTCTCTCTGTTATGAAGAATCTTGCCGAAAGCGGGATGACGATGCTCGTAGTAACTCATGAAATGGGATTCGCCAGAACCGTATCGGATGAGATCATCTTCATGGAGCACGGCCATATAGTCGAACAGAGCTCTCCCGAAGAGATGTTCAAGAATCCCAAGAATCCCAGAACGAAGGAATTTCTCTTCAAGCTCAACGAGCTCTACGGGGAGTGA
- a CDS encoding type 1 glutamine amidotransferase, with translation MEEKTVLSIIRLFALVVFACFFPTMLTASYDNRGVVALFLNDPAYEAKLSPIERSLAEQGIRYRIFKIFNDELPENEKEYAGVIIAGGDSMRNYIDWNDNVYQGGEIILRGEVPILGICLGHQIISRVFGSVLYYSDERRWHEMTLLKDDKILEGFDNGLLVWENHAYAVASIPDQFELFARGNVTPIQMMKHKEKEIYGVQFHPETQGGFLRNPPGWQLIKNFAKIAGVSVVDPPLPEDGRKVFPY, from the coding sequence ATGGAGGAAAAGACTGTTCTGTCAATAATACGTTTGTTTGCACTGGTTGTGTTTGCATGTTTCTTTCCAACTATGCTTACTGCTTCGTACGATAATAGAGGCGTCGTTGCCCTCTTTCTGAACGACCCGGCATATGAAGCCAAGCTATCACCGATAGAGCGTTCTCTTGCGGAACAGGGTATCAGGTACAGGATCTTCAAGATATTCAACGATGAGCTTCCCGAAAATGAAAAAGAATACGCAGGCGTTATTATTGCCGGCGGCGATTCTATGCGGAACTATATTGACTGGAACGACAACGTTTACCAGGGCGGAGAGATAATCCTCAGAGGCGAGGTCCCGATACTGGGTATTTGCCTCGGACACCAGATAATCTCCAGGGTTTTCGGCTCGGTTCTCTACTACAGCGATGAACGCCGCTGGCACGAGATGACTCTTCTGAAAGACGATAAGATCCTTGAAGGCTTCGACAACGGCCTTCTCGTATGGGAGAACCATGCCTATGCAGTAGCCTCCATTCCAGATCAATTTGAACTCTTCGCAAGAGGAAATGTCACTCCTATCCAGATGATGAAGCACAAAGAGAAGGAGATATACGGTGTTCAATTTCACCCGGAGACACAGGGCGGCTTTCTGCGGAATCCGCCAGGCTGGCAGCTTATAAAGAATTTCGCGAAAATTGCAGGAGTCAGTGTCGTGGATCCTCCTTTGCCCGAAGACGGGCGCAAGGTCTTCCCTTACTGA
- a CDS encoding N-acetyltransferase translates to MEHAVRFEEITEETVLDAIRLSGTLLEGQERAVASNAVSIAQAHFAKNAWFRAIYAGDDMVGFIMLDFTPDPRMKDFKHASMWRFMIGGKYQKMGYGRDAILLLIEYLKAQGYEKLFTSCVVNEPSPLQFYLKLGFVDTGEWDDDEKILMRDL, encoded by the coding sequence ATGGAACATGCAGTTAGATTCGAAGAGATCACGGAGGAGACGGTGCTCGACGCTATCCGCTTGAGTGGCACGCTGCTCGAAGGACAGGAAAGGGCCGTGGCCTCAAATGCAGTTTCGATAGCTCAAGCCCACTTCGCAAAGAACGCCTGGTTTCGGGCGATCTATGCTGGAGATGACATGGTGGGCTTCATTATGCTGGATTTCACGCCCGATCCGAGAATGAAAGATTTCAAGCATGCCTCTATGTGGCGCTTCATGATCGGCGGCAAGTATCAGAAGATGGGATATGGAAGAGACGCTATCCTCTTGTTGATTGAGTATCTCAAGGCCCAGGGTTATGAGAAACTCTTCACCTCATGCGTCGTCAATGAACCTTCTCCGCTCCAGTTCTACCTGAAGCTGGGCTTCGTCGATACTGGCGAGTGGGACGATGATGAAAAGATACTGATGAGAGACCTCTAG